The following DNA comes from Miscanthus floridulus cultivar M001 chromosome 5, ASM1932011v1, whole genome shotgun sequence.
tttttttgcaagagtCCGATTTTCTCGAAGAAATGGTCTCGGGAACCTCAGAAATCGTGGTCCTGTTCGGTACGAATCCTTCAAACCGTCCCTCTTCAATAATAGGAGTATATCTACCAATCGATTTAGTGTCATATTCTACAGACTAGAAAAGCAGCTTATTCCTCAGGGAATTAGAATCAGTTCCTATCCAGAAACATATTCTCAAGAAATGGAATCCATGCAAAACGGGGCTTCCTCATGTTTCCTACTCTTTCCGTTTTAAACTGTAAGATGTTTTGGTTTTTCTAAATATATGgttttaattatgtattttagTATAATATGTATATAAGTGCATAATAAAAACTATTTATATAGTAAAAACTTTCACATGTTCATCATGAAAATAAGAAACTGTTTAGTACAGATCCTCGGTTTCTCTTTTGAAACTATCTGTGTTTGCTTGCGGTTCGTGTAAGCAACCGAAATGGAAAGCCTACTAGGGCCTATTTACGACTACTCACAAACTCCACTGTGGAGTAGCTCTATAAAAAAATTAGAGTTTCTAGAGCACCCGTTTAGATACACTCACAACTCCACTATTTttcttggagcaaagtttgtggaGCTGCACCTGTTTGGTTAAAAAAAACGTGGAGAGGAGTAGTACCAAACATCCCCTTAACTAGCCCTTCAGGGTGGTATCTTTTCATGGACATAAGAAGTACATAGACACAGGATCTATTTGATACATAGTAGTAATTGTTAGCTAgctatttttagctctagtctatCCAAATAGTATAATAATAGGTGAGCTAAATTTTTTTAGTTAATCCTTGAACTAGTTGTTAGCAAACCTCTGATAATTTGGATTAATTTTTAGCTCTAACTAATAATTAGCCCTAGCGGATGAAAACATGCCCTACGCACCAACGTGTGTGTTGGAATATAAAAAAACTCAAACCACTAGGATGATAGCTTAATTTGACTCTGTTTGTAAAAGAAATGATTTCTGGATTATGAGAAATCCCATTTTATGGTTTCTAGTCCCGTTCTACTCCTTATGTCTAAAATATAAGGTATTCAGGTGATTCTAAGACAAATAAGGAGCCTTGCAAAAAACTATCTTGCCCCACTAATTAAATTAGAGAGAATAGTTCAGTTGTTACTTTCCTTAGCTACCAGGCGACCCTTTTGTGTGACACCGTGTTTAAAAGAAATCTCAGTATTTCTTGCCACAAAGATAGAGGAGACGGTGCGGGTGTTTAAGAACCCAGAATATCTAAATTTTGGTACAAATTTTAAACTCAGGATCTCTTATATTTTAGGAAGAATGGAGTATCTATGAAACTGGTAACCCATTAATCGATGGGATCCTGGTTTTTCTTTAGAACTGTTTATGTTTGGTAGTCTTCCAGACTGTGTCAAGAGACCGAAACTAGAAATCCTAACTACTAAACTGCTCTTCGAAGCCGTGTTTTTTCATACACACAACAAAGTAGATAGGCATCTAACGGACAGAGAAAAGGGTCCTTTGAAATACAGGAATTTCACAAAATTACATCAGAGTTTTATAATATAGGAATCAATTTATTTTTACAGGAATaacaaaagaaatagaaaaaattTCACGTTCCAAATAATAAGCTTTTTAACATCTTGAGAGCCTGTGTACGTGGAGTAAGGACAGGTTACCCGCTCATCATCGTAACCTCGTCTGGTTGCCTTCCACACGCTCGCTGCACAACCTCGTCGACGAACGCCTGGACGTGCCGGTCCGATGACCCGCCGGGCGCCACGGCCCCCCGGGCCACTGCGCTCCATGACCTGGCTCTGGACAGCATGGCGTCAGCCTCTGGCCCCGCCACGGCGGCGTCCACGGCCTCGCGCAGGGCCTCCCGCCGCAGCGGCGCGCGCAGACGGACGCCCATCCTGAGCTCGTCCACCAGGAACTTGGCGTCCGTGCACTGGTCACCCCATTGGGGGAATGCTACCACGGGCACTCCGGCGGCCACCGTCTCTAGCGTGGAGTTCCAGCCGCAGTGCGTGAGGAAGCACGCAGTGGCAGCGTGCGCCAGCACGCGCTCCTGCGGGCTCCACGGCACGACCATGCCGCATCCCGCGACGGTGTCCAGGAACCCCTCCGGGAGCAGCGGGCGGGTATCCGGCCGCACCACCCACAGGAAGGGCCGGCCGGTGGACGCGAGCCCGTGCGCCATCTCGGCGACTTCCTCGGCTGACAGGACCACGAGGCTGCCCAACGACGCGTACACGACGGAGCGCGGCGGCTGCGCGTCCAGCCACCCCACGCAGTCGTCGTCCGCGGCCTTGATCAGGTCACCCCGCACCGCGGCGCCGTCCTCCTCGAGCTCGATGAGCGGGCCCACGGGGATCAGCTGCGGCGGGCGCGGCGTGACGCCCGGGAGCGCGGCGAGCACGTCGCGCTCGAGCTCCGTGAAGGAGTTGACGAACACCCACGCCGCCTTGTCCACGTTGCGGAACTGGCCCAGTATCGCGTCGGCGATCATCTTGTACGGGTTCGACGGGAGCAGGAACGACGGCACATCGGCGACGGACAGCGGCGGGAGGCCCGGGAGCGCGACCCGCGCGTCGATGTCATCCTCGGGCGGGAACTCCACCAGCCCGCGCGCGTAGTGGTAGTAGAGCGAGAGCACCGCGCACGACTGCACCCACAGCACCGCGGCGGGGACGCCCGCCTCGGCCGCGACGTCGACCACCCACGGAAGGAACGGGTTGCCGACGACGTACGTCACTGGCCGCCCCGCCTCGGACTGGCGTCCGAGCAGCTCGACGAACGCTGCCGGCGCGGACGTCTCGAAGTACCGCATGAGGTCGTCCTTCTCGTTACCGTGGTCGTCCAGGAACTCGAACCGGATGCGGCCGCTGCCCACGCGCACGCCATCGCCGCCGGTCGACACGACCCCCGATGAGGAGGCGGCCGCGAGGCAGGCGCCGATGCTGGAGGTTGTGCAGCAGGTGACGAGGAGGCCCTTGGCCGCGAGGCGCTTGGCGAGGCGGAGCGTAGGGTTCAGGTGGCCCTGGCTCGGGAAGCAGACGAGGACTACGTGGGGCGGtgcggccgccgcggcggcgggcgcTGTCTCTTCTCGAGCGCTCATGGCCGTGTGCGGTGTGCTAGGAGCTCGTTCTCTTCGCCTACTTCTGAGAGTTGTCATTGAAAAATGCAGCTGCCTCGCTAtatattctgttttttttttgcgaaacggGCACTGATTATTCACGTTCGTATCTATGGGCACTGATTATTCACATCTATCGATGCAGGTACCGACGCTCGCTACctcctcaacaacaacaaaaggccCATGCCGACCACGCAAGTAATAAAACTCACGTAAGAGTATCCTACGACTAAAAAGAACGAACCATAGATATTTTTTTTTAGATATTTGTTTTGGATCTACCTCTCTACCAATGATATGCGACCGCGACTCTTCTTCTTTCAAAGCGCCGGCAGGTGGGACTAAATCGTCTGTCTCGTCGCGCCCACTCCTCCTCGTGcgacgcctcctcctcctccttgtgcGACGACCTCGCGAGACCGCGGCCTCCTCCTCGCGACGCCGCCACCTCGTGCGACGCCCTCGTGAGACCTCGTGACACCGCGGCCTCCTCCTCGCGACCTCGGCACCGTCCTCCTCAATCCCGATCCATCGATCGCCCTGACGCCACCGGACGTCGGAGTTGCGCTGCCGACCCAACGCCACCGGACGCCGCCGCCTCCACGATCGCCCGCCGCTGCCCCGACGCGACGCAACAGGATCGCCAGGTGTGCCAATCCCTTCTCATCCCTTCCTGCTGTGCAAaagtgcgaaaccgagcaccgaACCCTAATCCTTCGACGTCGCCGGACGAGGCCACCTCCAGGATAGCCCGCCGGCGTGTTCCTGCTGTGCAAAAGTGTGAAACCGAGCACCGAACCCTAACTTAAGCTAATTGACTATGTTTATTCCGCATTGATCTAATTGCATGTGTCTACATGTATTATGCCTGCTAACTTCGATCCCTTCCAAAGATTAGCATGCGTATATGTGCacacccatgtcctttactgGATCTGCGCCTGCAGTCTTCGATCCCTTCCAAAGCTTATCATGCGTACACGTTCACACCCATATCCTTTATTGGATCTGCGTCTGTAGATCTGTGTGCTTTGCACTGAATGTTCCTAGCCCTTCTGCTCTTCATCCTCCCCAACTTGGTGGCATTTGGATAGATAGTGCAAATGGGATCAAGATATGTGGTTTTCTGGCTTGGGTGCAACCACTGATGTTGAAATTTAGATGGACATTCTCAGATACATTTTTTTTCTCAACATGGATTCAATGTGTACATGTTCCTATATCTTTAGCCTCAGTTTAAGCTCACGAAGCTATGGAGCCTACTGATTTTTTTTACTTCAACTTCACTTTAGACTCATGAAGCTATGGAGCATGATGATCTTTTAATTTGCCGCTAACAGTTTACACTCATGTAGCGATGGAGCATAATGTCTGACTAGGTATGGAACATCATCCTAAATCAATCTTGACTATTACGAAATATTTCATTAGAAGTAATTTATTCATGTGAGTTATGTATGGAACTTGAATAGGAGCAACATGATTTGGTAAAGGTAGACCAATTAATTGATGTATCATGTATCAAGTCTATTTGCATATCTGTTAGCTCTCACACAAATATCCTCTGTGCGGGTATCTTGACCTTTTCTTTGTCTTGCAGCACAAAATATG
Coding sequences within:
- the LOC136451607 gene encoding gallate 1-beta-glucosyltransferase 84A24-like, with translation MTTLRSRRRERAPSTPHTAMSAREETAPAAAAAAPPHVVLVCFPSQGHLNPTLRLAKRLAAKGLLVTCCTTSSIGACLAAASSSGVVSTGGDGVRVGSGRIRFEFLDDHGNEKDDLMRYFETSAPAAFVELLGRQSEAGRPVTYVVGNPFLPWVVDVAAEAGVPAAVLWVQSCAVLSLYYHYARGLVEFPPEDDIDARVALPGLPPLSVADVPSFLLPSNPYKMIADAILGQFRNVDKAAWVFVNSFTELERDVLAALPGVTPRPPQLIPVGPLIELEEDGAAVRGDLIKAADDDCVGWLDAQPPRSVVYASLGSLVVLSAEEVAEMAHGLASTGRPFLWVVRPDTRPLLPEGFLDTVAGCGMVVPWSPQERVLAHAATACFLTHCGWNSTLETVAAGVPVVAFPQWGDQCTDAKFLVDELRMGVRLRAPLRREALREAVDAAVAGPEADAMLSRARSWSAVARGAVAPGGSSDRHVQAFVDEVVQRACGRQPDEVTMMSG